The segment CGGAAGACGTGGTCACTCCAAGCAGGAAGATAAGCCAACAAGATATGACCGCACAAGAAAACCACCGACTCGGCAAAATCCTCTGGGGAATCGCGGACCAGCTCCGCGGGGCCATGAACGCGGACGACTTCCGCGATTACATGCTCTCGTTCCTCTTCCTGCGCTACCTTTCCGACAACTACGAGGAGGCGGCCAAGCGGGAGCTAGGCTCCGACTATCCGGTGGTGATGGATGGCGACAAACGGGTGCCGCTGGCGGTGTGGTACGACATGCACCCGAACGATGTGCCGCTGTTCGAGCGGCAGATGCGGGCCAAGGTGCACTACGTGATTAAGCCGGAGCACCTCTGGACCAGCATCGCTACGATGGCGCAAGGACAGCACCCAGAGCTGCTTCGCACGCTGCAGGACGCATTCAAATTCATTGAAACCGAATCGTTCGACAGCAC is part of the Verrucomicrobiia bacterium genome and harbors:
- a CDS encoding type I restriction-modification system subunit M N-terminal domain-containing protein, with product MTAQENHRLGKILWGIADQLRGAMNADDFRDYMLSFLFLRYLSDNYEEAAKRELGSDYPVVMDGDKRVPLAVWYDMHPNDVPLFERQMRAKVHYVIKPEHLWTSIATMAQGQHPELLRTLQDAFKFIETESFDST